Genomic segment of Rhodococcus rhodochrous:
TACAGCCGGCGCCGTCCGAGACGCCGGCGCTTTCTCGACCGACCGCTGACCTACGGGGGTGAGACGACGATACTCGGATTTCACACCGGAGAACGGCGTTCGGTGGGGGACAGGGGACCGGCCGGAGTCGTTCCCGACTCCGGCCGGAGGTGGGGCGAGGCCGGTCCCTCGACACCCCCTGCGGTGTCATCCGACGACGCCCCACCGGTTCGCGGTCGCGTCCGCTCGAGGGACACGACGGGGATGGGCGACGCGGTGGTACGTGCGGTCGTCGGAATGCGGGTGGGCGGGTCGGGCCGAGACGGGGCCGGACGAGAAGGGCCGAGGGCCGAGGCCGATGCGAGTCGAACCGGAGTGGACTGCAGCCGAGGTCGCATTCGGACGACCTGTGGCGGGGCTGCTTCTCAACCTCGACGGCATGATGACACCCCTCGGGACGATGTGTCCAGAAATGTGCATGTCACCTGCCGGAAACCGGACGTCGGGCGACGCTCCGGAACGACGAAGCCCGCCGGTGCTGTGCGCACCCGGCGGGCTTCCTCCGTGGAGGGGATGACGGGAATCGAACCCGCGTAGCCAGTTTGGAAGACTGGGGCTCTACCATTGAGCTACATCCCCGTTGCGGCTGCGGCGCCGGTGTCGACCGGTGCTGCGGCTTGCGAGATGAGACTGTACCGGACCTCGCTTTGGATTTCATAATCGGGGGGCCGTAGGATTCTGCGATGGGTCCCGCGGTCGGATGCGGTGCCTTCACGACCGGGATGTGGCGCAGCTTGGTAGCGCATCCGCTTTGGGAGCGGAGGGTCGCAGGTTCGAATCCTGTCATCCCGACCAGATCGAACAGCGTCAGCGCGCTCAGTAGTGACACGAACGACCGACAAGAGAGCACGACAGAAGGAGCATGTCCGTGAAGAGCACCGTCGAGCAGCTGAGCCCGACGCGAGTCCGTATCAATGTTGAGGTGCCCTTCGAGGAGCTCCAGCCTGATTTCGACCGCGCTTTCAAGGCCCTCGCCGGCCAGGTCCGCATCCCGGGCTTCCGCCCCGGTAAGGCTCCTCGCAAGATCCTCGAGGCTCGCGTCGGCCGCGGCGCCGTTCTGGACCAGGTCATCAACGAGGCCATCCAGAGCCGCTACAGCGAGGCCGTGACCGCGAACGACGTCAAGGTCATCAGCCAGCCCGAGATCGACGTCACCAAGCTCGAGGACAACGTCGAGCTGGCGTTCACCGCCGAGGTCGACGTCCGTCCCGAGATCACCCTCCCCGATTTCTCCGAGATCGCCGTCACCGTCGATCCCGTCGAGATCACCGACGAGGACATCGCCGAGCAGCTGCTGTCGCTGCGTCAGCGCTTCGGCACCCTGACGGGCGTCGAGCGTCCGGTGCAGGACGGCGACTTCGTCTCCATCGACCTGTCCGCGACGGTCGACGGCAACGAGGTTCCCGAGGCCGCCACCGAGGGCCTGTCGCACGAGGTCGGCTCCGGCCAGCTCATCGACGGACTCGACGAGGCGATCATCGGCCTGTCCGCCGGCGAGTCGAAGGAGTTCACCTCCACGCTGGTCGCCGGCGAGTACGCCGGTAAGGAAGCCGTCGTCACCGTCAAGGTCAACACCGTCAAGCAGCGTGAGCTGCCCGAGGCCGACGACGAGTTCGCGCAGCTCGCGAGCGAGTTCGACACCATCGGCGAGCTCGAGGCCGACCTCCGCGAGCGCGTCCAGCGCGTCAAGCAGGTCGAGCAGGCCGGCCAGATCCGCGACAAGGTCCTCGAGGTTCTCCTCGAGACCGTCGAGATCCCGGTCCCCGAGGCCGCCGTCCAGGCCGAGGTCGACAGCGCGCTGCACGACGCGATCCACGAGCTCGATCACGACGAGACCAAGCTGAACGAGCTGCTCGAGGCCCAGGGTACGAGCCGCGAGGAGTTCGACAAGGAAGCACGCGAGTCCGCCGAGCGTTCGGTGAAGACCCAGCTGCTCCTCGATGCGATCGCCGAGGCGGAGAACACCACGGTCGAGCAGCAGGAGCTGACCGAGCGCATCTTCTTCCAGGCGCAGCGCTACGGCATCCCGCCGGAGCAGTTCATCCAGCAGATCAGCCAGGCCAACCAGCTCGGTGCCGTCTTCGCCGACGTCCGCCGCGGCAAGGCACTCGGCACCGTCGTCGATCGCGCCAACGTGACCGACACCACGGGTGCGACCGTCGACACCGCCGAGCTGTTCGGCACCAAGAAGGACGACGACGCCGAGGGCGAGAACGCCGAGGCGGAGACCACCGAGGACTCGGCCTCCGAGTAGTCGGACGACCCACGGAGATTCGAAACCCCAGGGGCACGAATTTCCGCTTTCAGCGAAGAGGGGCGGCACCGGGCATCCGGTGCCGCCCCGTTTCGTTAGTGTCAGTGTCAGCAACCCACGATCGACGAGAAGGCAGGTACCCGTGACTCCTCAGAATCCGGCGACATCCATCGGTCCCGCGATGACCTCGGCCACCGCTGGGCTGAACCTCAGCGACTCGGTGTACGAACGCCTGCTCCGCGAGCGCATCATCTTCCTGGGCACCCAGGTCGACGACGACATCGCGAACAAGCTGTGCGCGCAGATCCTTCTGCTGTCGGCCGAGGACCCCACCCGCGACATCTCCCTGTACATCAACTCGCCGGGCGGTTCGGTCACCGCCGGTATGGCGATCTACGACACGATGAAGTTCGTCGAGTGCGATGTCGCGACCTTCGCGATGGGCCTCGCCGCCTCGATGGGTCAGTTCCTGCTCTCCGCCGGCACCAAGGGCAAGCGTTACGCGCTCCCGCACGCGCGGATCATGATGCACCAGCCGTCCGCAGGCATCGGTGGTACGGCGAGCGACATCGCGATCATGGCGGAGCAGTTCGCACACACCAAGCGCGAGATGGCCGAGCTCATCGCGGAGCACACGG
This window contains:
- the tig gene encoding trigger factor, which codes for MKSTVEQLSPTRVRINVEVPFEELQPDFDRAFKALAGQVRIPGFRPGKAPRKILEARVGRGAVLDQVINEAIQSRYSEAVTANDVKVISQPEIDVTKLEDNVELAFTAEVDVRPEITLPDFSEIAVTVDPVEITDEDIAEQLLSLRQRFGTLTGVERPVQDGDFVSIDLSATVDGNEVPEAATEGLSHEVGSGQLIDGLDEAIIGLSAGESKEFTSTLVAGEYAGKEAVVTVKVNTVKQRELPEADDEFAQLASEFDTIGELEADLRERVQRVKQVEQAGQIRDKVLEVLLETVEIPVPEAAVQAEVDSALHDAIHELDHDETKLNELLEAQGTSREEFDKEARESAERSVKTQLLLDAIAEAENTTVEQQELTERIFFQAQRYGIPPEQFIQQISQANQLGAVFADVRRGKALGTVVDRANVTDTTGATVDTAELFGTKKDDDAEGENAEAETTEDSASE
- a CDS encoding ATP-dependent Clp protease proteolytic subunit, with protein sequence MTSATAGLNLSDSVYERLLRERIIFLGTQVDDDIANKLCAQILLLSAEDPTRDISLYINSPGGSVTAGMAIYDTMKFVECDVATFAMGLAASMGQFLLSAGTKGKRYALPHARIMMHQPSAGIGGTASDIAIMAEQFAHTKREMAELIAEHTGQSVEQITKDSDRDRWFTAQQALEYGFVDHVVSRAQQAGGTAN